A window of Juglans regia cultivar Chandler chromosome 7, Walnut 2.0, whole genome shotgun sequence contains these coding sequences:
- the LOC118348939 gene encoding uncharacterized protein LOC118348939, whose product MTSAAVMHGFVTGFTIGDPSRGIITLSHLLFADDTLIFYEVDQNQLRALKALLLCFEAASGLKVNFDKSELVPVENVSNTRQLASILGCKVAALPITYLGLPLGAATRASSIWDSVIEKIGRKLAG is encoded by the coding sequence ATGACATCGGCGGCGGTTATGCACGGGTTTGTGACCGGATTTACGATTGGTGATCCCAGTAGAGGAATTATTACTTtgtctcatttactttttgcagatgatacactcaTATTCTATGAGGTGGATCAAAACCAGTTGAGGGCTTTGAAGGCTTtgttattatgctttgaagcagcGTCAGGCTTGAAAGTGAACTTTGACAAGTCAGAGTTAGTGCCAGTGGAGAACGTGAGTAATACTAGGCAGCTAGCTAGTATTCTTGGGTGCAAGGTAGCCGCTCTTCCGATTACCTATCTAGGATTGCCGTTGGGGGCTGCAACAAGGGCCTCATCCATATGGGATTCAGTCATAGAGAAGATAGGACGGAAATTGGCAGGGTGA